One genomic segment of Paenibacillus sp. FSL H8-0332 includes these proteins:
- a CDS encoding lasso peptide biosynthesis protein, with the protein MTLEMPPEIFVMQKGTPMLQLIYAMFLLREKKMNEVIEYSLKHKRLNPNLKKFINVTKKMLSVSNSSLINRHLELGCLKRSQILFYLACRYGVCVTLKVGFWHYYDSHNRKVLSGHAWVELDGEPYFESQSIKKYKVSFEAKN; encoded by the coding sequence TTGACGTTAGAAATGCCACCTGAGATATTTGTAATGCAGAAAGGAACCCCGATGCTGCAATTAATTTATGCTATGTTTTTATTGAGAGAGAAGAAAATGAATGAAGTCATTGAGTACTCCCTAAAGCATAAACGTTTAAATCCGAACCTGAAAAAATTTATAAACGTTACAAAAAAAATGCTTAGCGTAAGCAATAGTTCTTTGATTAATAGACATTTAGAACTTGGTTGTTTGAAGAGATCTCAGATCTTATTTTATTTAGCGTGCCGTTATGGTGTTTGTGTAACACTGAAGGTTGGATTCTGGCACTATTATGACAGTCATAACCGAAAAGTACTTTCTGGACATGCTTGGGTAGAACTAGACGGAGAGCCCTACTTCGAATCTCAGAGTATAAAGAAATACAAGGTTTCGTTTGAAGCGAAAAATTAG